From Allofrancisella guangzhouensis, a single genomic window includes:
- the htpG gene encoding molecular chaperone HtpG: protein MSEKNYTFETEVDKLLHLVIHSLYSNREIFLRELVSNSSDAIEKLRYKSISNAELNEDDADYAIKIDFDKKAKTITVSDNGIGMTEEEVIENLGTIAKSGTKKFLESLTGDKSKDNELIGQFGVGFYSSFIVADKVTVRTRKAGQDKSQAIKWVSDAQNGFTVEAITKERRGTEIILHLKKEHEDLLEHQVLKGLVNKYSDCINTPIQMKKVEFDKDGKQIIEDEYETVNNTKAIWLRSKDEITDDEYNEFYKYISHDFANALMWSHNKVEGNLEYTSLLFIPENKPFDFWNRDKDYGLSLYVRRVFIMENKELLPPYLRFVKGVVDSADLPLNVSREILQHNKVIDKIKKASTTKILSELSKLAKKDKEKYQKFWDNFGQVLKEGVSDDYSNKEKIASLLRFTSTASEEVKQTVSLADYISRMKEGQDTIYYITSDSYKAAINNPQLEVFKKKGIEVLLMTDRIDEWMMSTLTEFDGKHMKSIIKGNIDLDKFETEETKEKFEKETKDFEKVLKDIKEVLKDKVEDVRLSKRLTDSPSCVVVNDYGMSLHMQKMMEEAGQAFMPGMGMKPVLELNAEHHLVQRLKDEPDTEIFGDLSRLLLLQAMFVEGAKIEDPMAFVRLVNKYIK, encoded by the coding sequence ATGTCAGAAAAAAATTATACTTTTGAAACTGAAGTAGATAAGTTACTTCATCTTGTGATTCATTCATTATATTCTAATCGTGAAATCTTCTTAAGAGAATTGGTATCTAATAGCTCAGATGCTATCGAGAAACTTAGGTATAAGAGTATTTCAAATGCAGAGCTTAATGAAGATGATGCTGATTATGCTATAAAAATAGATTTTGACAAAAAAGCTAAAACAATAACCGTTAGTGATAATGGTATTGGTATGACAGAAGAAGAGGTTATCGAAAACCTAGGGACAATTGCAAAATCAGGAACTAAAAAGTTTTTAGAGAGTCTAACTGGTGATAAAAGTAAAGATAATGAGCTAATAGGTCAATTTGGTGTTGGGTTTTATTCATCATTCATAGTCGCAGATAAGGTAACTGTAAGAACTAGAAAAGCAGGGCAGGATAAATCTCAAGCTATAAAGTGGGTATCTGATGCACAAAATGGTTTTACTGTAGAAGCTATTACAAAAGAAAGACGTGGCACAGAGATCATTCTTCATCTTAAAAAGGAACATGAAGACTTGCTAGAGCATCAAGTCTTAAAGGGGTTAGTTAACAAATATTCAGATTGTATAAATACTCCTATCCAAATGAAAAAAGTTGAGTTTGATAAAGATGGTAAGCAAATTATAGAAGATGAATATGAAACAGTAAATAATACTAAAGCTATTTGGCTAAGATCAAAAGATGAGATTACAGATGATGAATATAACGAATTCTATAAATATATCTCACATGACTTTGCTAATGCTTTGATGTGGTCACATAATAAGGTAGAAGGTAATCTTGAATACACTAGCTTGTTATTTATACCAGAAAATAAACCTTTTGATTTTTGGAATAGAGATAAAGATTATGGTTTATCTTTGTATGTGCGTAGAGTATTTATTATGGAGAATAAAGAATTATTGCCTCCATATTTGAGGTTCGTTAAGGGTGTGGTTGATTCTGCTGATTTGCCTTTGAACGTGTCACGTGAAATTCTACAACATAATAAAGTCATTGATAAAATTAAAAAAGCATCAACTACAAAAATTCTTAGTGAGTTAAGTAAATTGGCTAAGAAAGATAAAGAAAAATATCAAAAGTTTTGGGACAATTTTGGTCAAGTGCTAAAAGAAGGTGTTTCAGATGATTACAGCAATAAGGAGAAGATCGCTAGTCTATTAAGATTTACTTCTACAGCTAGTGAAGAAGTTAAACAAACAGTATCTTTAGCTGACTATATTTCACGTATGAAAGAAGGTCAAGACACCATTTACTATATTACATCAGATAGCTATAAAGCTGCTATAAATAATCCTCAGTTAGAGGTGTTTAAGAAGAAAGGTATTGAAGTGCTTTTAATGACGGATAGAATTGATGAATGGATGATGTCTACTTTGACTGAATTTGATGGTAAGCATATGAAATCTATAATCAAAGGGAATATAGATTTAGATAAGTTTGAAACTGAAGAAACAAAAGAAAAATTTGAAAAAGAAACCAAAGATTTTGAAAAAGTACTAAAAGATATTAAAGAGGTTTTAAAAGATAAAGTTGAGGATGTACGTTTATCTAAGCGTTTGACAGACTCTCCGAGTTGTGTGGTTGTAAATGACTATGGTATGAGCTTACATATGCAGAAAATGATGGAAGAAGCAGGACAAGCGTTTATGCCAGGTATGGGTATGAAACCAGTTTTAGAGCTAAATGCTGAGCATCATCTTGTGCAAAGATTAAAGGACGAGCCTGATACGGAAATTTTTGGCGATCTATCACGGTTGCTACTTCTTCAAGCAATGTTTGTAGAAGGCGCTAAGATAGAAGATCCTATGGCTTTTGTTAGGTTGGTTAATAAGTACATCAAGTAA